In one Vibrio sp. CB1-14 genomic region, the following are encoded:
- a CDS encoding glycoside hydrolase family 13 protein, translating to MSTEQLEQRWWHDAVVYQIYPRSFNDVNGDGIGDIPGIIEKLDYIQGLGANVIWLSPVYKSPMDDNGYDISGYREIAPEFGTMADMEVLLKEADRRGIKIVMDLVVNHTSDEHPWFIESKSSKDNPKRDWYIWKDPKEDGSEPNNWESFFKPKAWTLDEATGQYYLHLFSNKQPDLNWANPEVREAIYDMMHFWLKKGLGGFRMDVINMIGKPSDFPDATIFDSGVAGWEHWSNNLLAHQYLREMHEKVLKHYDVLTVGETPFTTTLDGRYYSHPARNEISMIFQFEHVSIDREEHNAVKKDFDLVQYKEIMSRWQEDLYQKGWNSLYWSNHDQPRTVSRYGSDSPEYRVISAKMLGTVLHMMSGTPYIYQGEEIGMTNKHFNNIEEFNDLMAKFHYQKMLQRGISDEDAIAFLNDFSRDHARVPVQWDNSEHAGFTTGTPWLPVNQNYADINAEQAINDESSIYHHYRQLIALRKSDEFGKVIVYGDHTLLDPQDSEVYAYIRSIDGKSLLTIANFSSQTVQRTYPYSVKQIVINNYPGSLSSIHNIELKPYQALVIEI from the coding sequence ATGAGTACGGAACAACTGGAGCAACGTTGGTGGCATGACGCCGTGGTTTATCAAATTTATCCGAGAAGTTTCAATGACGTCAATGGCGACGGTATCGGAGATATTCCTGGCATAATCGAAAAGCTAGATTATATCCAAGGACTAGGCGCCAATGTGATTTGGCTGAGTCCTGTTTACAAATCGCCCATGGATGACAACGGCTACGACATTTCTGGTTATCGAGAGATTGCCCCAGAGTTTGGAACCATGGCCGATATGGAAGTGCTTTTAAAAGAGGCTGATAGACGAGGCATTAAGATTGTCATGGATTTAGTCGTCAATCACACCTCTGATGAACACCCTTGGTTCATTGAATCCAAAAGCAGCAAAGACAATCCAAAACGCGATTGGTACATCTGGAAAGATCCTAAAGAGGATGGCAGTGAGCCCAACAATTGGGAGTCCTTCTTCAAACCTAAAGCATGGACTCTGGATGAAGCAACGGGTCAATATTACCTGCACCTGTTTAGTAACAAACAGCCAGACTTAAACTGGGCAAACCCAGAGGTCAGAGAAGCTATCTACGACATGATGCACTTCTGGCTTAAAAAGGGCTTGGGTGGCTTTCGAATGGACGTCATCAACATGATTGGCAAGCCATCTGATTTTCCAGATGCCACTATTTTTGACTCCGGTGTTGCCGGTTGGGAGCATTGGTCAAACAACCTATTGGCTCACCAATACCTTAGAGAAATGCATGAGAAGGTATTGAAACACTACGACGTGCTAACCGTTGGTGAAACGCCATTTACCACCACACTTGATGGCCGCTACTATTCACATCCCGCTCGTAATGAAATCAGCATGATCTTTCAGTTCGAACACGTGAGCATTGACCGTGAAGAGCATAACGCGGTTAAGAAAGACTTTGATTTGGTTCAGTACAAAGAGATCATGTCTCGCTGGCAAGAAGACTTGTATCAGAAAGGTTGGAATAGCCTCTACTGGAGCAATCACGACCAGCCTAGAACCGTGTCGCGCTATGGTTCAGACTCGCCTGAATACCGAGTGATCAGTGCCAAAATGCTCGGCACCGTTCTACATATGATGAGTGGTACTCCGTATATCTATCAGGGTGAAGAGATCGGAATGACAAACAAACACTTCAACAACATTGAAGAGTTTAACGACTTAATGGCGAAATTTCATTACCAAAAAATGTTGCAGCGCGGCATCTCCGATGAGGACGCTATCGCCTTTCTGAACGATTTTTCTCGCGACCATGCTCGAGTACCCGTTCAATGGGATAACAGCGAGCATGCTGGCTTCACCACCGGTACACCTTGGCTGCCCGTGAACCAGAACTACGCCGATATCAATGCTGAGCAAGCCATAAACGATGAATCGTCGATATATCATCATTACCGCCAACTGATCGCCCTGCGTAAAAGTGACGAGTTTGGCAAAGTGATTGTGTACGGCGACCACACTTTGCTCGACCCTCAAGATAGTGAAGTGTACGCCTACATTCGCTCAATCGATGGCAAATCGCTACTCACTATCGCGAACTTCAGCTCTCAAACCGTTCAGAGAACCTACCCATACAGTGTGAAGCAAATAGTGATCAACAATTACCCTGGTTCACTGAGCTCGATTCACAATATAGAACTCAAACCGTATCAAGCGCTTGTGATTGAGATTTAA
- a CDS encoding response regulator, with product MFMIGTGVLVWAIYMSYKMVKNQFKVDQSIYLPYCLYAFFIACWIYTNAYFQSDLITYYDPDVALAMAIGANIFCALAILSAYWFSCKLISKAKNRNISRLQSIILIGLSVHSLIVNLVPDMTVIDVEVYSSGKFLILFGEYNKIFFLTAPFIIALTFLNFVRAWKSDLRLTQLKSGYMMAGVIVFMASTLVVMIVIPYFLNDFSLVWVAPTLSVLELMIIGYALLFNRFYSGRYIALVGISSLTNIALFIIPAVLLASTGSYQNITLLGWVVFTGLFYQKSLKKVYWFFNRLLYGSAGNSIDQICSLDSEFRFSCTEAIERLNHILGVSNGYVRQTIAEKDAQVLEFLQKGERILVKDELIYILNHHIDAKESMGDIIDYMVANKISLIVPIFDNRKRISHLYLANQSEQHPLITADQVVGLLLLFKEASRWIIAEDKVRKSQILAGSIAHEIRNPFSKLKYQFEQIDTKVLGNDPTDLGNHNSEEIKQLHQALHESKRAVQSGTRFIDAMLSELRGESLKTDRFSSHSAGELTLAAINDFSFNKPEDRQRVNVNIEDFAFWGDDTLFSFVIYNLLKNATYYFEQYSHSKIDIGFQRRENINTLSFTDFSPGIAETHLDQIFDDLFTQGKGTGTGLGLSYCKRVMAAFGGDIQCRSQLGKFTTFELTFPVIDESAYEARLHTQLKSILTNKKALVIAPHTSQAWLRQCLDDEFALSVHYVSAQQQALGYLANTDVDFVLVADLEPSAASETANAIHDANQQGTIPTLFCTTRTEEELSYVDAFQATLLTFSKYSFWSTFVKAEQAGALKKKESLMGKKVLVVDDTHVNRLLVQSYLVTEGVKVEQAASGIEAIEKAKKTKFDLIFMDIRMPNMNGFEACKEIRKFTASTPIVSLSGECGSDARQSIATLMDDYIHKPADKAKLVDMLQKWCNGNSTTPHRVKQLEA from the coding sequence ATGTTTATGATCGGTACTGGTGTATTGGTCTGGGCGATTTACATGTCATACAAGATGGTGAAGAACCAGTTTAAGGTAGATCAATCGATCTACCTTCCTTACTGTCTTTATGCATTTTTCATCGCATGTTGGATTTATACCAATGCTTATTTCCAATCGGATTTAATCACTTATTATGATCCTGATGTCGCCCTAGCAATGGCTATAGGGGCAAATATTTTCTGTGCTCTTGCTATTTTGTCGGCATATTGGTTTTCTTGTAAGCTTATCTCTAAAGCTAAAAATAGAAATATCTCTAGATTACAATCCATTATATTAATAGGATTGTCAGTTCATTCTCTGATCGTTAACTTAGTTCCTGACATGACGGTCATCGATGTTGAAGTGTATTCATCTGGTAAATTCCTAATTCTCTTTGGTGAGTACAACAAAATATTTTTCCTCACCGCTCCGTTTATCATCGCACTAACCTTTCTCAACTTTGTTCGCGCATGGAAAAGTGATCTCAGGCTAACACAGCTCAAGTCCGGCTATATGATGGCTGGTGTGATTGTCTTTATGGCATCCACCTTAGTTGTAATGATCGTCATTCCTTATTTCTTAAATGACTTTTCACTGGTATGGGTAGCGCCCACGCTATCGGTGCTTGAGCTGATGATAATCGGCTATGCTCTGCTATTTAACCGCTTTTACAGCGGGCGGTATATTGCTCTAGTAGGCATCAGCTCACTGACCAATATCGCTCTGTTCATCATTCCCGCCGTGCTTCTCGCATCCACCGGTAGCTATCAAAACATTACTTTACTTGGGTGGGTTGTCTTTACTGGCCTTTTCTATCAAAAATCTCTCAAAAAGGTCTATTGGTTCTTCAATCGTTTGTTGTACGGAAGCGCTGGTAACAGCATCGATCAGATCTGCAGTCTTGATTCAGAGTTTCGATTTTCATGTACTGAAGCGATAGAGCGACTCAACCACATATTAGGTGTCTCGAACGGTTATGTGCGCCAAACCATCGCCGAGAAAGATGCTCAGGTATTGGAATTTCTGCAAAAAGGCGAGCGCATTCTCGTGAAAGATGAGCTTATCTATATCCTCAATCATCATATTGACGCTAAAGAGAGCATGGGCGATATCATCGACTATATGGTCGCCAACAAGATATCACTTATCGTGCCTATTTTTGATAATAGAAAGCGAATATCCCACCTATACCTTGCCAACCAGTCAGAGCAGCATCCGCTAATCACCGCGGATCAAGTGGTTGGGCTGCTCTTACTGTTTAAAGAGGCCAGTCGTTGGATCATCGCCGAAGATAAAGTGCGAAAAAGCCAAATTCTGGCGGGCTCCATTGCCCATGAAATACGTAATCCGTTTAGCAAGCTCAAATATCAATTCGAGCAAATTGACACCAAAGTCTTGGGTAATGATCCCACAGATTTAGGCAACCACAACTCAGAAGAAATCAAACAGCTGCACCAAGCGTTGCATGAGAGTAAGCGTGCCGTTCAATCTGGCACACGGTTTATCGATGCTATGTTGTCGGAGTTAAGAGGTGAATCGCTCAAAACCGATCGCTTCTCATCCCATTCTGCTGGCGAGTTAACGTTGGCTGCTATCAATGACTTCAGCTTTAACAAACCTGAGGATCGTCAACGGGTCAATGTGAATATTGAAGACTTCGCATTCTGGGGTGACGATACCCTATTCAGCTTTGTTATTTACAACCTACTTAAAAATGCCACTTATTACTTTGAGCAATATTCACACAGTAAAATAGACATCGGTTTTCAGCGACGAGAGAACATCAATACGTTGTCATTTACCGATTTTAGCCCCGGCATCGCGGAGACCCACCTCGATCAAATCTTCGATGACTTGTTTACTCAAGGCAAAGGAACCGGCACCGGACTTGGACTTTCGTATTGTAAACGCGTCATGGCAGCGTTTGGTGGTGATATCCAATGTCGGTCGCAGCTAGGCAAATTCACAACGTTTGAGCTTACTTTTCCTGTCATCGATGAATCCGCATACGAAGCCAGACTGCATACTCAGCTAAAATCCATCTTAACAAACAAAAAGGCGTTGGTGATCGCCCCGCACACCTCACAGGCATGGCTACGACAATGTCTCGATGACGAGTTTGCACTTTCGGTTCATTATGTTTCTGCGCAGCAACAAGCACTGGGCTACTTGGCCAATACTGACGTTGATTTTGTGCTGGTTGCCGACCTCGAGCCTTCAGCGGCCAGTGAAACTGCAAATGCCATCCATGACGCCAATCAGCAAGGTACTATCCCGACACTTTTCTGTACCACTCGTACAGAAGAAGAATTGAGCTATGTTGATGCATTTCAAGCAACATTGCTGACGTTCAGTAAGTACAGCTTTTGGAGCACTTTCGTTAAAGCCGAACAAGCTGGCGCGTTGAAGAAAAAAGAATCCCTCATGGGTAAGAAAGTATTGGTTGTCGACGATACCCACGTTAATCGTCTACTGGTACAAAGTTATCTAGTGACAGAGGGGGTAAAAGTTGAGCAAGCGGCCTCCGGCATTGAAGCCATTGAAAAGGCGAAAAAGACAAAGTTCGACCTCATTTTCATGGATATCCGCATGCCCAACATGAATGGCTTTGAAGCATGCAAAGAAATTCGAAAATTCACTGCATCAACGCCAATTGTGTCACTATCAGGCGAATGCGGATCGGATGCTCGCCAGTCCATTGCGACGCTTATGGATGACTATATCCATAAGCCAGCGGATAAAGCCAAGCTCGTCGACATGCTGCAAAAGTGGTGCAATGGCAACAGCACCACACCGCATAGGGTAAAGCAGCTAGAAGCGTAA
- a CDS encoding ABC transporter substrate-binding protein — protein MKTSLLASAIAVTISTSAAFAADLKFAPGEDARFNWQSYEALKNMDLKGETVTIFDPWLTEDKELVESVIAYFEAATGAKVNYSGSDSFEQQIAIDVQAGSAPNIAIFPQPGLAADLASKGFLTPLDPKMGEWVNDNYAAGSSWVDLGTFADKNGKDHLYGFFYKVDLKSLVWYVPENFEDVGYEVPQTMEELKALTEQIVEDGETPWCVGLGSGGATGWPATDWVEDMMLRTQSPSDYDKWTTNELKFNDPKVVGAIEEFGWFARNDKFVDGGARAVAATDFRDSPKGLFTSPAKCYLHRQASFIPSFFPEGTELGADVDFFYFPAYESKDLGKPVLGAGTMWSITKDSKAARAFMSFLQSPIAHEIWMAQSGFLTPHKGVNIDAYGNDTLKKQGKILLDATTFRFDGSDLMPGKIGAGAFWTGMVDYSGGKSAEDVASDIQKTWDALK, from the coding sequence ATGAAAACCTCCCTACTTGCTAGTGCAATCGCTGTGACCATTTCTACCTCTGCCGCTTTTGCGGCTGACCTCAAATTCGCACCAGGCGAAGATGCCCGTTTCAATTGGCAGAGCTACGAAGCGCTGAAAAACATGGATCTAAAAGGTGAAACCGTCACCATTTTTGATCCTTGGCTGACTGAAGACAAAGAGCTTGTTGAAAGCGTCATTGCTTACTTTGAAGCCGCAACGGGTGCCAAAGTGAACTACTCTGGTTCAGATTCCTTTGAGCAGCAAATTGCCATTGACGTTCAAGCGGGGAGCGCCCCTAACATAGCCATCTTCCCACAACCTGGGCTGGCAGCGGATTTAGCCTCAAAAGGTTTTCTTACTCCGCTGGATCCAAAGATGGGTGAATGGGTAAACGACAACTATGCTGCTGGCTCATCTTGGGTCGATCTAGGAACGTTTGCAGATAAAAATGGTAAAGATCACTTGTATGGATTTTTCTATAAGGTCGATTTGAAGTCGTTGGTTTGGTATGTACCAGAGAACTTTGAAGATGTGGGCTACGAAGTGCCACAAACGATGGAAGAGCTGAAAGCGTTGACCGAGCAAATCGTGGAAGATGGCGAAACACCTTGGTGTGTCGGTCTCGGTTCGGGCGGTGCAACGGGCTGGCCTGCGACGGACTGGGTAGAAGATATGATGCTTCGTACTCAATCGCCATCTGATTATGATAAGTGGACAACAAACGAGCTTAAATTTAATGATCCGAAAGTGGTTGGTGCGATTGAAGAATTTGGTTGGTTTGCTCGCAACGACAAGTTTGTAGATGGTGGTGCACGCGCTGTCGCGGCGACGGATTTCCGTGACTCGCCAAAAGGCCTATTTACTTCGCCCGCTAAGTGTTATCTGCATCGTCAAGCATCATTCATTCCAAGCTTCTTCCCTGAAGGCACGGAACTGGGAGCCGATGTTGATTTCTTCTACTTCCCTGCTTATGAGTCAAAAGATCTAGGTAAACCGGTATTGGGTGCGGGCACCATGTGGAGCATCACTAAAGACTCAAAAGCGGCGAGAGCGTTTATGTCTTTCCTACAGTCCCCAATAGCCCACGAAATTTGGATGGCACAATCGGGTTTCTTAACGCCGCATAAAGGTGTCAATATCGATGCTTATGGTAACGACACGCTCAAGAAGCAAGGCAAGATATTACTCGATGCGACGACGTTCCGCTTCGATGGTTCTGATTTGATGCCTGGTAAGATTGGTGCAGGTGCATTCTGGACAGGAATGGTTGACTACAGCGGCGGTAAGTCAGCCGAAGATGTGGCTAGCGATATCCAGAAAACATGGGATGCACTTAAGTAA
- a CDS encoding acyl-homoserine-lactone synthase: MSDFYIIDTQYDHLTSTIDNKDALLREVHNYIETTGDREIFECIINKRSEQIVNSQLSSCSSGNLDSQYQSESMAILINNTELFGVPNFYRYIEQQSQSLFGGLLPFWAEYQRFVLMLDADAVEKAMPRIKETIPCEELPSEELKILAKVELENGFHAELVQNIEADCRKFLTYFSDQPLRLSNANALMNLETFVKQQHWYEMLFELDLSAQGEHFILYQCDEHGRKTLLSSAKIQRWNIKDDWLAFAPFFQSDSWKVSLSDRNIRTLEASGMFDGSLSNRLKLSTPQHLDQSFSQSLALGDDCCELIRMAVSGSTSRLNTILYLSIKHIALFMKLVGMKGVYVITEQPALLYFFQSVNLYSDDPDCYVPMTYQQITPTKPYTYKGLILSVPMVKAIGECNYKQYYKQVLSARKKSTTHFASCLKF, encoded by the coding sequence ATGTCTGATTTTTATATCATTGATACACAGTACGATCACTTAACATCCACTATCGATAATAAGGACGCCTTATTACGTGAAGTCCACAATTATATTGAGACTACTGGTGATCGGGAAATATTTGAGTGCATTATCAATAAGAGAAGCGAGCAGATTGTAAATTCTCAGCTATCTTCTTGTTCTAGTGGTAATTTAGATAGCCAGTATCAATCTGAAAGCATGGCAATTTTGATAAATAACACTGAGCTATTTGGTGTGCCAAATTTCTATCGTTATATAGAGCAGCAGTCCCAGTCACTGTTTGGAGGGCTGTTGCCCTTTTGGGCCGAGTATCAACGCTTCGTACTCATGCTAGACGCTGACGCAGTTGAGAAAGCTATGCCTAGGATTAAGGAAACTATACCTTGTGAAGAATTACCTAGTGAAGAATTGAAAATCTTGGCCAAGGTTGAATTGGAAAATGGATTTCACGCTGAGCTTGTGCAGAACATCGAAGCAGATTGCAGGAAATTTCTGACGTACTTCTCCGACCAACCTCTAAGGCTCTCAAACGCCAATGCACTGATGAACTTGGAAACTTTCGTGAAGCAACAGCACTGGTATGAAATGCTATTCGAACTGGATTTATCCGCTCAAGGTGAACATTTTATCCTTTATCAATGCGATGAGCATGGCAGAAAGACCTTACTTTCGTCTGCGAAGATTCAGCGCTGGAACATAAAAGACGATTGGTTAGCGTTTGCACCATTTTTCCAATCGGATAGTTGGAAGGTCTCATTGAGTGATAGAAATATCAGAACGTTAGAGGCTTCTGGAATGTTTGATGGCTCTTTATCCAACCGCCTCAAGCTTTCAACACCGCAACATCTCGATCAGTCGTTTTCACAAAGCTTGGCACTTGGTGATGATTGCTGTGAGCTAATTAGGATGGCTGTAAGTGGTTCCACAAGTCGTTTGAATACAATTCTATACCTATCTATTAAACACATCGCTCTGTTCATGAAACTGGTAGGCATGAAAGGTGTGTATGTCATCACGGAACAGCCTGCTCTGTTGTACTTCTTTCAATCAGTCAACTTATATAGTGATGATCCAGATTGTTACGTTCCAATGACGTATCAGCAAATAACCCCGACAAAACCTTACACATATAAAGGATTAATTTTAAGTGTTCCAATGGTTAAAGCTATTGGAGAATGCAATTATAAGCAGTACTATAAGCAAGTGTTGTCAGCAAGGAAGAAGAGCACGACTCATTTTGCATCATGCCTGAAATTCTAA
- a CDS encoding LacI family DNA-binding transcriptional regulator: protein MQRKKPTLKTVAAHLGVSTATVSNAFNRPSQLSKGLRENILLECEKLGYTGPSSTARSLRTGKTGVIGVLLADNLAYNFTDHVATEFLAGVSKTLDEAHVNMLLLPPSKENYQNTQVETIPDSFIVYGKPVDTSIVDLILRQHKPVVAVDFSIPDTPSINIDNHKASYDIAKHAIHNPSDNVLILGLRLEPSTSLSLANLDNLYSSEESVSRCRFEGYKQALEENHIALSNENIWQIHDLEETSLKTMLRGTLTAPKKVDVLLCMSDKIALAALAVSQELNLSIRIVGFDGIPQAAESGLTTVQQPIAKKGQIAAQMALGQLPYESIQLDTELIIRSSS from the coding sequence ATGCAGCGCAAGAAGCCCACTCTCAAAACGGTAGCAGCGCATCTGGGTGTCTCAACGGCAACGGTCTCAAATGCCTTCAATCGTCCTAGTCAACTTTCCAAGGGGCTGAGAGAAAACATCCTGCTAGAGTGTGAAAAGCTTGGCTACACTGGCCCAAGCAGCACAGCACGTAGCCTGCGCACGGGAAAAACGGGCGTGATTGGCGTGTTGCTGGCGGATAACTTGGCGTACAACTTCACTGACCATGTGGCAACCGAGTTTTTGGCTGGCGTATCAAAAACGTTGGACGAAGCGCATGTCAATATGTTGCTGCTTCCTCCTAGCAAAGAGAACTATCAAAACACCCAAGTTGAGACGATTCCCGATAGCTTTATCGTCTATGGCAAGCCCGTAGATACCAGCATTGTTGATCTCATACTGAGGCAGCATAAGCCTGTCGTCGCAGTCGATTTTTCAATACCGGATACTCCGTCTATCAATATCGACAACCATAAGGCGAGTTACGATATTGCTAAACACGCCATTCACAACCCCAGCGACAATGTGTTGATTTTGGGGCTCAGGCTAGAACCGTCGACATCTCTTTCACTGGCGAACCTTGACAACCTTTACTCCAGCGAAGAATCGGTTTCACGCTGCCGCTTTGAAGGTTACAAACAAGCGTTAGAAGAAAACCACATTGCACTGTCGAATGAAAATATTTGGCAAATCCACGATCTAGAAGAAACCAGTCTAAAGACCATGCTACGAGGCACGCTAACAGCGCCAAAAAAAGTCGATGTTCTGCTTTGCATGAGTGACAAAATCGCCCTTGCCGCGCTCGCAGTATCACAAGAGCTTAATCTATCGATTCGAATTGTTGGCTTCGATGGCATTCCACAAGCCGCCGAATCCGGGCTAACTACTGTTCAACAACCTATTGCTAAAAAAGGCCAAATCGCTGCGCAGATGGCGCTTGGTCAACTACCCTACGAATCTATTCAGCTGGATACGGAGCTTATCATTCGCAGCAGCAGTTAG